From the Vulpes lagopus strain Blue_001 chromosome 19, ASM1834538v1, whole genome shotgun sequence genome, the window GGCAGAGCTCACAGATGAGGAATGCCCCCAGCGTGGCCTCCTCGTGGTTGTCCTGAATGTCCACATTGACCACATGCACCGGCTGGCAGGTCTCCTGCTCTCTGGAATTCAGATCTTCTACCACCTGATCGTACACTCTCTCTTCACAGGGGAGGATCAGATCGAACAGGTCTCTGCAGTCCTGGAACCTTTCTGGCCGAGGCTTGATCCTCTTATTTCTGTCCAACATATGTAAGATGCCATTCTGCGTATAGAGTTCTTTATCCTTCCTAAGGAGATCATTGTACACCTGATCATATGTAGTTCTGAAATCATAAACATTTGGCTTGTCAGGTGCTGGTCCTGGGAGCTTCACATGAGTTCCTGTTCCAAAGGACCGGAAACTGAATCCAcgtttgttgaggattttgtgCGCCTCCACACTCCGGGTCTGGGTGCTCGAGCACACCACCGCCACCCCCAGCGGCCACCCAGCCGCGGCCCTTCCGCACAGCAGTATTGTCtactcaattctttttttgttctaattcttttatggatctttgaaaaattttaaatccaatatatgatatatatatcataccgtgttctattatttttggatgtacaatatagtgattcaacaatctgTACATCATCACTCATTACTCACCATGACAAGTGcgctccttaatccctatcacctatttcacccatccctcaaGCTCCACCACTCtgataactatcagtttgttctctgtaattaagagtcggtctcttgatttgtctctcttttaaatgttttcctttgcttgtttgctttatttcttaaattccacatacaagtgcaatcatatggtatttgtctttctctgactgacttattttgtctagctccatctatgttgttgcaagtggcaagattccattcttttttatggctgaattacatcccattatgtatatattatatatacattatatatgtatatatataatattgtttatgtatttgtggaatatacacacacacacacatcttctttatccattcatctattaatggacacttgggctgtttccatacttcggctattgtagataatgctactataaacattgaggtgcatgtttatttccttttgaattagtgtttatatatgtatatatgtatatatatatatttggtaagTATaaagcagtgcaattactggattgtagggtagttctatttttaacttaaaacatttttaaagatttttatccatttgtcattttagagagagcaagaaaaggcAGGAGGGAGTTGTGGtaaggacagggggagagggagagagggaatctcaagcagacttcccactgagtgcagagcccaatctgggcctgatcccacaactctgagatcacaacctaagtagaaatcaagagttggctccCTAACTGAcagagctatccaggcacccccctttatttttaacttttttggatactgttttccaaactccatactgttttccacagtggccacaccagtttgTAGTCtccccaatagtgcaagagggttcccttttctccatatccttgccaacacctgctgttttttgtgattttggtttttgccaatctgacaggtgtgagatatctcattttagttttgatttacatttccctgatgattagtgatgttgagcatcttttcatgggtctttTGGCCATCGGGATGTCttccttagagaaatgtctattcatatcttctgcccatttttaaattggattatttggtttttgggtattgagttgtataagttctttataaattttggacaCTAACActttattgaatatgtcatttgtaaatatcttctccctttcagtaggttgccttattgattgtttccttcactgtgctttttattttggtgtagtatcagtagtttatttttgcttttattttccttgcctcaggagacatatctagaaaaatgctgctatggcCTCTGTCAACTCAATTTTTAGAAGCATGCACGGCCATATGGATATATCATACCATGGCATTTAACTACAGCATGGAGTTCTAGACTATTCACCCACCACTCATTCCTTATCCGATCCCCAAGTGATAGCCACTACATCAGTTAAGGTCATATCAGCTAATGGATAAAACATGATAAATTTGTTATGAGAAGTATCAAAACACTTATTCCTGATAGCAGGCATCTCTCTTCTAAAATAGGACTTCAGGTACCCAGGCATCTATCTTATAGCTCTGTCATCTTCAAACTAAGGTATCCAAGGCAAGGCTGCCAAGGTTTCTGATAATTATAAGGAGAGGGAGGACTGATGATTGAGGAATTCTTGGGCCATGTCAAGAGGGGTGCAGAACACTTCTCATCATGTTCCATTGACTAGAGCTTGGTGACAGGCCATACCAAATGCCAAGGAGGCTGGAAAGCTATTGTAGAAGGTGTTGGTTTTTAAATTGGTATataagagataaaattaaattttttccaATGTTGACCTTGTGTCTTGTGACCTTACACATTCACTTGTTAGTTCTAGTAATTgatacatagatttttaaaaagattttatttattcattagagacacagagagagaggcagagacataggcagagagagtagcaggctccatgcagggctcccaaagtgggacttaatcccagaactctgggatcatgccctgagctgaaggcagatactcaaccactgagccactcaggcatcccaatacctagatttttaaaaactttctacaTAAACAACCATGTCATCTACGAATAgagaaagtttgacttcttcctctaGTCTTTatggctttcctttttcttactttGTTGCAGTGGCTACAATTTCTAATACAcagttgaatagaaatggtgagcATGGATATCCTTGCTTTGTCACTGATTGTAGGTGGAAAGTATTCAGCATTTCATCAGTGAGTATGCTGTTTGCTGCAAGTCTTTTGTTGATGCCTTTTACCAGATTGAGGAAATTTCCTTCTACTCCTAGTATACTGAATGATTTTTATCCTAAATTCATGTGgaactttgttaaatgctttttctgcatctattgaaatcatgtgttttttcccttttattatgtTAACATGGGGAATTTTACTGATTAGTTTTCAAAACTTAAACCAATTCCAAGcataaaattcatttgttcaaaTGCATTGATTTATTAATACTTCTGCTAAGTACGATATATATGTACATGAGAGATACTGGTCTACAGTACCCTACTATAGCCTTTGTTGGGTGTTGGTATTAAGAAAACgctggcttcataaaataaattaggaaatgttttctactcctttttctggaagagtttgtgtaaGACTGgtgttttttccttaaattattgAAAGAATGTGCTaatgaaaccatctgggcctaaAGTCTTATGAGAAGAATTTTGATAATAGTATCTTTAATAGGTATAGGCATTGAGATTACTTACTTCTCCTTGaagctttaataatttttatttttcatggacttcattcattttgcctaaattatttaatgtcataaaattgttcataatgTTTGcttatccttttaatgtattttcatcCATAGTAATGGTaattcatgttctttttattttcttggttagtGTAACTAGAGGCTCATCAATTTGTTAATCTTGGAGCCAACCTCTCATATTCCTAATATGctccatttttgtattttctgtacttatttttatgggctacaaattttctttattttatcaaTTCTCTTATTTATATTGGGCTTGCTTTGGGTTTACTTTGCTCTTTATCATACCTATTTAACACAGAACCTTAAATTATTGATTTAagaatttcctttctaaaataaatatttatagatacaaTTTTCCTCTGAGACTCtaagcaccttttttttttaattaatttttattggtgttcaatttaccaacatacagaaaaacacccagtgctcatcccgtcaagtgttcacctcagtgcccgtcacccattcccctccaacacccgccctcctccccttccaccacccctagttcgtttccccgagttaggagtctttatgttctgtctcccttcctgatatttcccaacatttcttttcccttcctttatattccctttcactattatttatattccccaaatgaatgagaacatacactgtttgtccttctccgattgacttatttcactcagcataataccctccagttccatccacgttgaagacTCTAAGCATCTTTCAGCTGCATCTCACACattttaatatgctttatttaattattaatcagttcaaaatattttataatttccttttatttcttctttgacttattagaagtatgtttaatttccaaatatttgcagtttattttttcctaaataactCACTGTCATTGATTTCTAAGTCCATTGTAGACAGAGAACATATGTTGtatgaattttatcttttgaatttattgaCAATTTCTGGTTCAGCACATGATCTATCTTGATGAATGTACCATATATATTCCACAACTGGTAAAGTGTTCTACAGATGTCATTTAGGTCAAGTTGGTCAACAGTATTTTTCGAGTCTCTCTGTCCTTACTGATTTTGGGGGACATCTAGTTTTTCTATCAGTAACTGAGAGAGAAATGTTAGATCTCCAAgtataattatagatttttttctcatctttattctatccatttttgcttcatgtatttgcAAGTTCTGTTAGTTGacctatacatttaaaatttgactattttatctTCCTGTAGAATTTATTCTTCTATAATTTGAAATGTCTCTTTATTGATGGCAATTCTTTGTCTTACAAAGTACCACATACAATCTTAATGtggcaaatttaattttcttatgctTCTTTTTTGCACCATATATTCCCTTTTATAGGTTTACTTAAAGGTGTCtatatctttgtatttaaaatatctcatctacaaaaatcataattcaaagggacacatgcaccctaatgtttatagtagcattgtCTACAAAGGCCAAAGtatggaaacagtccaagtaTTCATTgatagatgactggataaagaaaatgtcatatatatgaatgaatattaGTATTACATATATGAAtcctattactcagccataaaaaagaatgaaatattttcatttgcaacaacatggatggagctagagagtattttGCTAggctaaataagtcagtcaaagaaagacgaataccatatgatttctactcatatctggaatttaagaaacaaaacaaataatcaaagactgatgattaccagaggggaagtgggtggggggggatgggtgaaataagtgatgtgAATTGAGGAGTGTGCTTGCTGTAATGAGCATCCAgtgttgtaagtgatgaatcgctataatgtacacctgaaactaatactacattgTATGCtaagtaaattgaatttaaataaaaagttaatatctaTTGTAGATAGCATGTTaggtatgtctttttttcctcaaccagattgacaatctctgccttttattttgaGTGTTTAATCTACTTACATTTAGTGTAATTATGGTTAGATTTAGGGttgccattttgctatttgtgtTCTTGTCTTACTTgctcctttgttctttctttcctatcttctttgtgtgtgtgtgtgtgtgtgtgtgtgtgtgtgtgtggtttttttaagaaatttatttttggggcacctgggtggcttagttggttaagcatctgtcttcagctcaggtcattatttctGAATCCTGAGATCCAGGTctgagttaggctccctgctcagtggggagtctgtttctccctctccttctgcccctttccaccacttgtgctctctctctcttgcttgctctctttctcagataaataaataaaaccttttttaaaaaaagaattttgtgcTGAAAGAAATCTGTCGACTCAGAATTGTACATCCAGCcaaaatatccttcaagaataaaggacaaaataaaaacattttctgataAGCAATACCTAAGAAAATTAATCA encodes:
- the LOC121479033 gene encoding RNA polymerase II subunit A C-terminal domain phosphatase SSU72-like → MYETERKHIGTHSLDISPAGLTAALVLEEATEDLPYCLLRSLTDEDILSPECERCKHLWAGGCRGLTGICCFLVENLKLPVRAAAGWPLGVAVVCSSTQTRSVEAHKILNKRGFSFRSFGTGTHVKLPGPAPDKPNVYDFRTTYDQVYNDLLRKDKELYTQNGILHMLDRNKRIKPRPERFQDCRDLFDLILPCEERVYDQVVEDLNSREQETCQPVHVVNVDIQDNHEEATLGAFLICELCQCIQHTEDMENEVDELLQEFEEKSGRAFPHTVGFY